From the Daucus carota subsp. sativus chromosome 8, DH1 v3.0, whole genome shotgun sequence genome, one window contains:
- the LOC135148483 gene encoding uncharacterized protein LOC135148483, with product METKSKGRQNIVMEKMSKESSLRVTFSKRRCGLFKNARPESNEFNHPSTCTGSSQEQKKKGEELIKLKKKRQEMFSWEALIDDLRFEQLDMLKTGMEDLKRSIATQAQNLVMMEHALALDGCSTSTGLIMTPNGFNLGHGCGHPIVYQN from the exons ATGGAAACAAAGAGCAAGGGTCGCCAAAATATTGTTATGGAAAAAATGAGCAAGGAAAGTAGTCTCAGGGTTACATTCTCCAAGAGGCGTTGTGGGTTATTCAAGAACGCGA GACCCGAGTCCAATGAATTCAACCACCCTTCAACTTGTACAGGCTCTTCGCAAGAGCAGAAGAAAAAAGGGGAGGAGCTCataaaattgaagaagaaaCGACAAGAAATGTTCTCGTGGGAGGCTCTGATTGATGATCTTCGATTTGAACAACTTGATATGTTGAAAACAGGTATGGAGGACCTCAAGAGAAGCATCGCAACACAGGCTCAGAATCTTGTGATGATGGAACACGCACTAGCACTAGATGGGTGTAGCACCAGCACTGGACTTATAATGACACCAAATGGATTTAATCTCGGGCACGGATGTGGACATCCAATTGTGTACCAAAATTAG